The DNA window GTttgtaaatctttttaaatatattttctcatTATTTAAACAGGTTGTTTGCATGGAGGACTACAATGTAAGTGAACTTGAGAAGGAAAGCCTCCTAATTGTTGTTACTAGCACCTTTGGCAATGGCGACTGTCCAGGAAACGGTGAGGTATGGGAGTTTGCAGAATTTACAGTATGTCAAATTGATAAGATGTTTAGATAAAATCATTTGCTTTTGCAATAACTATTTGTTGAATGTGCTTCTCATCTGTGATTAtgtgcatgtatttatttgtatttttggtcTCAGAGTTTCAAAAAGCAGCTTCTCAGCCTAAAAACCCTCAGAACCAAAGTCAGGTCAGTGTTTAAAATCAGTTATCTCTCTCCAATCCTGTATAGACTGACTCCCAAAATAATATAATTCCCTCAAACAGGTACTGTGTGTTTGGTCTTGGCTCTCGGATGTATCCACACTTCTGTGCATTTGCCCATGCTCTGGATGCTATGTTTGCATCATTGGGAGCCATCCGTGTTTCCAGTACAGGAGAGGGAGATGAGCTGAAAGGACAGGAGGAATCGTTCTCATCCTGGGCTTGCACTGCCTTTAAGGTAATAAGTTAGAATACATCCAGGAGGTTATTATCACAGAATAAAGGCAGACAGGCTTATTATATCAGACTTTATTATGCAAAAACAATCATTCTGGATGTATTTTATTCCGCTTATTACATGGCTTCTTGCCGCAAAAGataaaaattagacacaaaacattgttctgagacATAACAGTTTATTAGTTCTTTAATAAcaaacaaagctgacagaaacaaaaacagctgatggagcatacactaacctttGCATTATTCAGTCAAAAGATGTTGAAACTGAAGATAGTTGAAACTGGTTTAATGAAGCAGACAAATGTACGTATTAGTCAGTCAAAAACAGCGGCATGATAAACAAGCAGATACATATTCCTTGATGGTCAAGTTGATTTGAAGTTTCCGGATGAGCCTGTGATATTCAGAGGTTGTGATTtcagaataacataccttggatgGTTTTGACTAACCAATCAGAATTTAGTATTTCTACACATCCATGTGATAAACAGTAATGAACAATGaacaatcattgttttcagcACTTTAAGTTGGTGAATTTTAAAAGTAATTGTATGATGTTTGTTTTCTGTATGTGTAGGATGCATGCAAGGAGTTTAATGTTCAAGGGCAACTTCCAGGAACTGATTGTCTGGTGGATTCCTGGGATTCGCAGAGATACAGAGTTCAGAATGACAGCTGTACAGTTGACCGAATCACTGGTACATTTAGACCTGCACCAAAACcatattatttattgaatattattatattattggatAATTATAGTAAGAGCTTGATACCATTTTCAGAATTGATTAGGTCAAACAGCCAGGGGAAAAAGAGCTGTgcactgtatgtatgtacagttgaagtcagaattattggcccccttttgattttgattttcttttttaaatatttcccaaatgatttttaacagagcaatgaaattttcacagtatgtctgataatattttttcttcttcttatttgttttatttcagctagaataaaagcagtttttaatttttaaaaaaatcatttttgggacaaaattattagcccctttaagcacattttctttttcgataatctacagaacaaaccatcgttatacaataacttgactaattaccctaacctgcctagttcaccttattaacatagttaagcctttaatgtcactttaagctgtatcgaaaaatgtcttgaaaatgaaaaatatctagtaaaatattatttactgtcgtcatggaaaagataaaataaatcagttattagaattttttttaaaaactattatgcttagaaatgtgatgaaacaatcttcccagaacgaacagaaattggggaaaaaaataaacaggggcgttaaaaattcaggggggctaataattctgacttcaactgtatgtatgtatgtatgtatgtatgtattgttCTACTAAAGCATAATACTGTACTATACAATATTTAAGTATAGATAGTTAACCCCAAACTTaacattttttgttaatataCACTCTGGAAAAACAAGatatatatgaattttttttcttcaggagcaCACTAAGTGTTCTTTACTCTTCAAATTTCCACTGCTGTTGTCACTCATttgattaaaggtaataatgtagTATATAAATGTTCAGTTTCTCATACAGACTGATTGTTTCACTGCATAAGaagtatttttgttttacttttaaggTGCTTGTAGGAGTTGCATTTTCTAATTCACCAAAGaattttcaaagcaaaaaattTTCTTTAAAGTTCTGCTTTGGAAAAAAGTCACCTACTACATTTTAGTAGAGCAAGTACATTAACagcaattaaacattttttgcttGGACTACAGTAGTCAGCATTTGAAGAAGATCATCCTGTTTCATCAAAGTTGTACTAAAATTATTGAACCTATTTTgatcaaaacatttttgaaagttgactgtagtatacttttttattaaatacgGACGTAGAAATGGTTTTAGTGTCATTTTGAATTCAgagatgcattcattcattcattcattcattttcttttcggcttagtccctttattaatctagggtcgccacagcggaatgaaccgccaacttatccagcatgtttttacgcagcagatgcccttctagccacaacccatctctgggaaacatccacacacactcatacacacactcatacgctacgaacaatttagcctacccaattcacctgtaccgcatgtctttgcaattattattaaacatgcaaactccacacagaaacgccagctcgaaccagcgacccagcgaccttttagctctgaggcgacagcactacctactgcgccactgcgtcacccttcaGAGATGCAGTTTAATTATAATAAGTATTTAACAGTATTTAAGAATCATGTCATCAAtgttaataacagatttatttgtgAGATTTATgcagtgattattattatttggtttgGATTTACAGCTCTGTCGACTCTTCATTCTAAAGCTGTGGTTCCCATGAAACTGAAGAGAAGGCAGAACCTGCAGAGTGCAAAGTCAAGGTTTTTCTCAGatctattatttttgttaatactattacaattaattgattttattattaaaaattacaaatatattaagTAAGGGTCCACTCATTTAGTCCAATGAGGGTGGATAAAGGTGCACTGTGTGTTCGATTTTTCCAGTACACTATGTTGTTTTAGTTTAAATCAAACTTATATCTGACTATAATGTTAATGTGAGGTGTTTTAGAATATTCATTGATTAATGAATTTAgatgaatgttttaattattcTGTTTCATCTTGTTTTTGTATATTAAACTTGTTTATTTAGATCCCTATAACAGCTTGAGTCTTTACAAGCTGATTATCCAATCATTTATTTACATGCTTGTTAGTCCTGGTCATTCAAGAATGGTGAAACCCGACTTACTAATTCTAAAATATTTCATGCAATCCCCATAGATCAAAGTGAAAATAATGCTATAGCTATTTCATAATTATTTGCAATAGAGCCAAGCAGACCAACTTTCTTTActggtattttttaaataattatattgtgaCTTAAAAAATTGAACTATTAGAATAGCATTAGAATAACCAGAAAGGTTGAGGCTCACCCATATTTAGATTGGTCTCACAAAACTGCTGTTCTGAATAGAAAGCACCATCAGTGTGTAATGTTTAGTCGCTACAATCTAAGTATACATGCACTAATGCCCCTTAGTCGGAGCTCTAAAACATTAGTTAGTGTGCCCTGAGCAAAGGCTTGAGGTGTTAGGTACTTTTTGGATGCAATTTACTAGAGTTAATTACACGAGATCAATTAGAACAATCTGAAACATAGAAATTTATCAGTCAGGTAAATGTGCATTAAAGTATGCCAATTTTTCAGTCAATTCATGAACAATCAATACAAGATATCTTGTTCTCAAATAGATCTAAGAGCAAAAGATGCATTCTTGACATGAATAAGATGCATATTATAGCACGTGAAAGGTCATACCATGACTGGCTGACCTGGCTACAGAATCGCCCTGAGCATTTTAACCCTTTTTCCTTACGTAAATACTCAAACCAAAAAGAGAGAATGTCCTCCAAGGAGGGGTGTGTGAAACAACAATCGGAATTTGCATATAGATCTGAAGAGTTTCTGCCTATGGGGAACAAATTGTAGACTTATTAAAATAGAAACCCTCAGATAGGGTGCACACCCTTAGTTTGCAGTGGGTCAAAGGTCTCCCGATGTGACAAATCTTTCATTTTGATTGTTTACATCTGTGGGAACGACACCATTGTAcaagtcgcactgagacattctAAATTATATCAAACTTGATGGTTAAAATTACCTGCATTGGTCATATTTTGATATGATCTTTCTGATTGGAGAGGTGAAGGGAAAGAAGAAAGGGGAGACTGATCAAATGTAAATGCTTTGCCAGTTTCACTCAGCTGGGTGTGTGGAGGCAAGTTTTGTGTTTATAAACTGTGTATTCTTGCATTGTCCATATGTGGACACATCGAAGTATCTGAGGCATCACAATGTATCTGAGATATCTCAAATCttacaatattattagttttttttctgaaacataTAAAAAcctcaatatttttattattttacttgtacTCAGTTGTGCTACAATATTGGTGGAGCTGGAAATGGAAGGAAACACAGAGCCCTTAAACTTCACCCCAGGAGACCATGTGGGGATTTTCGCAGGGAACTCACCTGGATTAGTGGCTGGCATCTTAAAGCATCTGTCCAATGCCAATCCTATCAACCAGAGCCTTCAGCTGGAATTCCTCAGTGCCCATGCTGGTACTGAACCATCTAATTACATAATGGATGTCTAACTCATAATAACATAATGATATCTAATAACTCTGTTCTATAGATGGTGAAAGGTGGCAGAGAGATGAACGAATACCGCCATGCTCTCTTGCCCAGGCTCTCACCTACTATCTGGACGTCACCAGCCCACCCTCTCAAAGCCTCCTCCGCAAACTCTCAAAGATAGCCAGACAGGAGGATCACAGACAGCACTTGCTCGCTCTGGCATCAGTAAGTCACTTTTTGATGATTGCAGGGGCTGTAGAACTGGGGATGAGAACTGCAAGATATTTTGTTGTTAGCTTAGTAACTTTAAGGCCCTGGTTTATGTAAAAGGTTCTTTTTCATCATTTATTTGAGGGCCAAAATAAGTTCATTTTGTTTACAATCACGTCATTCCAGTAGTCTGATTTTGCTTCAAGTTTTCTAGGGCCTTAAGAGTTTTAGAAATGTAATTCCCTTAGGAAAATGATGAGGTGATTTTTGAAATCAGCAGATTAAAAACATCCATTAAAAGGACCACAGACTCATTGTGGATacatacccctgtctacattttcAGAGAATGGGAATTATgcagccagagctacgtatgccTGCATTTAgtctatggggtggtatgatgccgccAACGGCTTCTATTCCTTTTAGCGCATCTGACCGCGTACCTCTGTACGTATGGCTTTTCCAATGTTACCAGTTTGACTAGTAGCTCACCAAATATAGGCCGATGAAGTTAGGACATGGGGCTGAGTTGACTGCtatgacggggtttgagtccagcgaagaacgattccagaaaccaagcaaaaaaagcaaaaaataaataaactgaaatctGTGAAAATGTGATGAAATCACGCGGCTGCATTggctttttctagattgcttttgaaaacactattggttgggttaagggatgggggtgggtcggtcagtcagtcagatgacagcaagctggcctagtcggctgaagtgtatattgtgcCTTCTGGTAGATTTATGCTAGAAGATGCCCTCTCTGgtgcatttgtaaaaacaaaaactgcgagcAGACGTACCTCCAGTTATGtatttcgctgtctccagaaGACCTGTATAACCTATCCGTAATGAGCCTGGCTTGATTAAAAGATCATTTTaacatcttattttattattaatataattgtttttgtCATATATGTTCAGTGCTTTCTTGCTTATAAATTATTAGTGCAAATAATTTGCTGATAACTTGCTAAGGGTTGCCCCCAGAAAAAAATCCTATCTGCTCCCTTGTTTTATGTAGACACACCTTAgttgattattttaaatttaaatataaaaatgtattgctgACAAATGTGTAAAATAGTTGGAAGAGTAATGTAAAAGTtgatataaataaaagttaaataaataagtattttcacactgttcattttaaatcttttaatatGTCATGACAGGATTCTTTTCATAAATATTCccgacaagattttttttttgttatagagtataaacaattttaacactcaattacattttcattttttttttttttttgtaaagcatattaaaatttatgataataatctttattttttgccTAGCAGCAAACTTTTGTCACGATTTATGGAATAAACAACCCTTAAAGATCCCATGAAacgctttgaaatgtgcattttggtagatgtataacaaaataaaaactgaaacatGAACACAGGACAAGATATTGAGTAGCCCCTCCCCCTTAAAAACAGTCTGCCACTGCCAGTGAAAGTGGTTCAGCTCAAGCACAACCGAAACATGTCAGATAATAAAGAGCAGACGATTTGatcagaaactgaagtatgaagtGACATCAACATTGTTGATCCTTTTAGGTGGAAGTTATAACTGACAAACTGGATTTTTATATCTTCTCATTGCAATTTCTTGTAGCACATTAGCTTAATGATATTTATAGGACtaaaatactgatactaacatctaaaaaaactttattttgatttaatgggGTCTTCAAAGCTATATTACACTTCTATTCTTTTGACATTTGATAAGCTCTATATCTTGTCTTTGACCCATATGAAGAAATTCACTACTTCCGTTTCGAgaaaaatggtttatatatagatCATTAGCTaaactttattgatatagtaatTGATAAATACACAGCAAACTGTCTTTCTACCACAGGACTTTCAGGTCTACACAACATGGAAGGATTTCTTCAAGCCGACTTTCCTTGAGGTGCTGGAGGAGTTTCCCTCTCTGGAACTTTCGGCTGCTTTTCTTCTCAGTCAGCTGCCTCTGCTGAAGCCCCGACTCTACTCCATCAGCTCCTCTCCTGACCTCCACCCTCAGGAGCTCCACCTTACTGTTGCtgtaattagttattatacaCAGGGTACATTAGACCAAACTTTCAATGTAAAACTACTCACTTCTAGATTCATTGAGAAAATTAATCAGTTGTCACTTGTTCTGCTCTCTATAGAGGGAAAAGGTCCACTTCATTTTGGTCTGTGCAGTAACTGGCTCAACACCATCAAAGAAGGAGACACGGTGCCATGCTTTCTCCATAGGTATCCTTCATTTCACATTGACTTTTCTCATAATTATACCAGTTCCTCCACTAATATTTGGACCCTTTGAAAATATTAGCAAAAAGGCTGTGAAAGTGTGTTTATTGTTTAAGCTTTTGATCTTTAACCTTGGGGGCTGTAAGTATGAGATAACCTATACTGCAGGACAAAACCACTCAGTCATTCTTCACATTTTTTCACACAACATTAAAAGTCACACAATTTTTTTGTCCAGGTTATGAAGTATCAGGGGGTTTTGTTAGTTGCTGCtttaaattttactcttgatttaTCAAATCTTAATTGTTTATAccatatttttatattgtattatttcagGCTCGATGGTATGGTTAGGCTATTTGTAGctccattttattaattttattctaaTCAACTGGCAGTCAAATACAGTCACCGGATTGTATTGACTAAGACTAACGTGCTAACTTTGGCTAAAGCTGAACTTTTTAAAACGGCTATAGAATAATCAATTTTGGAAGAGGAAGCACTTCACAGCCATGCAAACAGTATGTACCttaatttattcaaaattatCAGGTAAATTGCCCATTGTTGTTCTCATAGTGGCCAATAAAAGTCATGAGAAATAAATTTTAAGCTAAAACCATTTTGATATggttttaatttctaaacattactttaatattaaattatttcttAACATACAGGCACAACAGCAGCCTAATGTGCCATTCATGGACATTCATTGAAACTTTTTAATTAGTGAACATCAGTGAAAATGcagtttaaagtctgtgtaatTTGGAAGAttttgagacttttatttcatgtTGATCTACTtacaactgaaacagaatattgagtagggggtggggctttcctTTATGCACATCATTCACTCATTGCAATCTAATGGTAAAAGGAGTGCAGTTGGGAATATTGTGACTGAATccgtcaaactgatgtcaacagagaaAGACTGCCACTCCTGACAAAGGTCAGACTTTGATTTAAATATTACCTattcaaaccattttttttagtttattaccTTGAACAGATTATTCGTTCATCTAAAAACAGTGTTCTCTAGCAaaatttttacttaaaaattaaaaaaaaactttaaagagtTTAACCTTTAACCTTGTTTAGATAATTGCAAAAACACTCAAACTGGCCATTAACAGCATGGTGACAATAATTAAGACATTGCAGTCAACTAGAATTGAATAGAATCAGTATTTATCACTATTAGGTGGGGGGGGGGGAATTCTCCAAGAAAGTAAATTTTCTAGTTTCAAAATCTCCAAAACTACAATCCGACCTGAACTTGTGATCACCATAAATTATTTGAAAAGGGTTCTAGAAAAAAGTCTCTACTCTTATCCAAAACCAAACTACagctttttcagattttttaaagcaaatcataaatgaacaatgaattaatgaatatgatttttttcttctttgcttAATTTTCCAGGGGTGCTGATATTAGTGGAGGGGACTAAAACTCACtaacttttttcatttatgcATCTATTCCAGCTCTGACTGGTTCCATCTTCCGTCGGACCCTAACGCTCCATGTATTCTGGTGGGAGTTGGCAGCGGCATTGCTCCCTTCCGTAGCTTTTGGCAACAGCAATTCCATGACATGAATAAAACAGGTATTGAATTTCATCCTATATCACAGTCAAGTAATTTCAAAGAGTGCACCTGAAATTGGCTTGTCTGAAGTTGTGGTATTTCTTCAAGGTTTGAAAGGCAATCCGATGACACTTGTGTTTGGGTGTCGAAGTTCAGATACTGATCATCTGTACAAAGAAGAGATTCTGGACATGAGAGACAATGGTACTCTAAGCAGCATCACAACAGCGTACTCTAGGCAGACTGGACAAGCTAAGGTAGAGCAACACTGTAGTGATAACTATAAATATTTCAGTCAAATATGAAACAATTGTTGGTGTGTGGatcaaattaaatatacaaaagtgattttatatacagttataatatgttatataatatattaaaagcaAGGGTCTTCTTAaatgtttaaaggggtggtccaaagtgtattttaaggcttggttgtgtttataaattgcaaagcaatgtgtgctcatgcttctcTTGTAGAAACTCAGTTTTTTTCCTAtatctttaattatatacagctactcagctaacatgaaaatgtccgtcacatttcctagttcctctgtaAGGCCCACcgtcaagaggctctgattggtcagctaacataatgtgctgtgattcgtggatcggctcCACATTACCACGTCACACTCCTAAAGCAGgcgcttttgcgctgtgtaaacagtTCAGTCATGAAGAGCACATAGCTGaacatgcctgctctctaaaatataatctgacaaacaatttattttagaTGTAGAACGCAGAGAAAGCAGCCACATAGAGAAACACTGCAGCGCAGCTAAAGATTGTGGATGTTTACAGCGATTTGacgaataaatatgaatttgcagCTAAACTGTTAggggtgccaaacagcatttaccgttgtttacatccttttTTACACCCTCGCTACAATATACCGTTAATGCTAGATTACTGCTAAattacttacaggttgtggctcacaacggtttgaggagtttttagccgaatgcAGCAA is part of the Danio rerio strain Tuebingen ecotype United States chromosome 15, GRCz12tu, whole genome shotgun sequence genome and encodes:
- the nos2b gene encoding nitric oxide synthase 2b, inducible isoform X2, with protein sequence MQHMEMEVRLRGGCPADWVWLVPPMSGSLTPVFHQEMLNYILSPFFYYQPEAWLTHKWKDMKRKARRCTISFKGLIRVVLFSQALIKLAMAKRVCCTVLYATETGKSQTFAKKLNGIMNCCFSSRVVCMEDYNVSELEKESLLIVVTSTFGNGDCPGNGESFKKQLLSLKTLRTKVRYCVFGLGSRMYPHFCAFAHALDAMFASLGAIRVSSTGEGDELKGQEESFSSWACTAFKDACKEFNVQGQLPGTDCLVDSWDSQRYRVQNDSCTVDRITALSTLHSKAVVPMKLKRRQNLQSAKSSCATILVELEMEGNTEPLNFTPGDHVGIFAGNSPGLVAGILKHLSNANPINQSLQLEFLSAHADGERWQRDERIPPCSLAQALTYYLDVTSPPSQSLLRKLSKIARQEDHRQHLLALASDFQVYTTWKDFFKPTFLEVLEEFPSLELSAAFLLSQLPLLKPRLYSISSSPDLHPQELHLTVAVISYYTQEGKGPLHFGLCSNWLNTIKEGDTVPCFLHSSDWFHLPSDPNAPCILVGVGSGIAPFRSFWQQQFHDMNKTGLKGNPMTLVFGCRSSDTDHLYKEEILDMRDNGTLSSITTAYSRQTGQAKVYVQDILREQLNDKIFEVLHHNSGHVYVCGGVNMACDVAATVKEILVNQMGITVAQAEEYLSRLKNEKRYHEDIFGY